One Faecalicatena sp. Marseille-Q4148 DNA window includes the following coding sequences:
- a CDS encoding group II intron reverse transcriptase/maturase, whose amino-acid sequence MRSPENVLKSLKSKACNKSYKYERLYRNLYNPQFYLLAYQRIQAKPGNMTAGTDGKTIDGMGMARINALIEKMRDFSYQPNPARRTYIPKSNGKMRPLGIPSFDDKLIQEVVRLILESIYEPTFSDYSHGFRINRSCHTALKYVQKYFTGTKWFVEGDIKGCFDNVDHHVLIAILRKRIADEHFIGLLWKFLKAGYMEDWNYHNTYSGTPQGSIISPILANIYMNELDSYMAEYAEKFNCGNRRKINPTFKKKLDVCRGKEQRLKRNISKMSVEEKEGLIAEIRELRRSLKSIPYSDQMDDSYKRLCYIRYADDFLIGVIGSKEDAEQIKQDVGCFIRDKLHLEMSEEKTLITHGHDAAKFLGYEVTIAKGEHNKKTKTGATRRVNNGKVLLYVPHDKWVKRLFSYNALKIKYDKQNGNKEVWEPVRRTRLLHLDDLEILNQYNAEIRGLYNYYRLANNVSVLNNFYYVMRYSMLKTFAGKYRTRISRIIRKYRQGKDFVVEYPKKNGKVGKVLFYNNGFRRDTKVESGNPDIVARIFENYGRNSLIKRLQANRCEWCGAENVPLEIHHIRKLKDLSGRKQWEIAMIGRKRKTMALCIDCHDKLHAGKLD is encoded by the coding sequence ATGAGAAGTCCTGAAAATGTGTTGAAAAGCCTAAAATCCAAGGCGTGTAACAAGAGTTACAAGTACGAGCGGTTATACCGCAACCTGTACAATCCACAATTCTATCTGCTGGCATATCAGCGGATACAGGCGAAACCAGGCAACATGACAGCCGGAACAGACGGCAAAACCATTGACGGAATGGGAATGGCAAGGATAAACGCCCTCATTGAAAAGATGCGGGATTTTAGTTATCAGCCTAACCCGGCAAGGAGAACGTATATCCCGAAATCCAATGGGAAAATGCGTCCTCTGGGGATACCGTCATTCGACGATAAACTGATACAGGAGGTGGTGCGGCTCATCTTAGAGAGTATTTATGAGCCAACCTTTAGCGATTATTCCCACGGTTTCCGTATAAACAGAAGCTGTCATACGGCACTCAAATATGTGCAGAAATATTTTACGGGGACAAAGTGGTTCGTTGAGGGAGATATAAAGGGCTGTTTTGACAACGTAGACCATCATGTGTTGATTGCTATTTTGCGAAAGCGGATTGCAGACGAACATTTCATCGGTCTGCTCTGGAAGTTCTTGAAAGCCGGATATATGGAGGATTGGAATTATCACAATACTTATTCCGGCACTCCGCAAGGCTCCATCATCAGCCCCATCCTTGCAAACATCTACATGAACGAACTGGATAGTTATATGGCAGAGTATGCAGAGAAATTCAACTGCGGAAACCGCCGTAAAATCAATCCTACGTTCAAGAAGAAGTTGGATGTCTGCCGGGGGAAAGAACAAAGGCTTAAAAGAAATATCTCTAAAATGAGCGTGGAAGAAAAAGAGGGCTTAATTGCAGAAATCCGGGAACTGCGGCGTAGTCTGAAATCTATACCGTATAGCGATCAGATGGACGATAGCTATAAACGGCTTTGCTATATCCGATACGCCGATGATTTCTTAATCGGAGTTATCGGCAGCAAAGAGGACGCAGAACAGATTAAACAAGATGTAGGCTGCTTTATCCGGGACAAACTCCATCTGGAAATGTCCGAGGAAAAGACATTGATTACTCATGGACACGACGCTGCGAAGTTCTTGGGATATGAGGTCACAATCGCCAAAGGCGAACACAACAAAAAGACCAAAACCGGGGCTACCAGACGGGTAAACAATGGAAAAGTCTTACTTTATGTTCCCCATGATAAGTGGGTAAAACGACTGTTCTCCTACAATGCCCTCAAGATTAAATACGACAAACAAAATGGAAACAAAGAGGTTTGGGAACCTGTCCGGCGCACTCGCCTGTTGCACTTGGACGATTTGGAAATCCTAAACCAATACAACGCAGAAATCCGTGGATTGTATAACTACTACCGACTTGCAAACAACGTGTCTGTACTCAACAACTTCTACTATGTAATGAGATACAGTATGCTCAAAACCTTTGCTGGAAAATATCGGACACGAATCAGCAGAATTATCCGCAAGTACCGTCAAGGAAAAGATTTTGTTGTGGAATATCCGAAGAAAAACGGCAAGGTCGGAAAGGTACTGTTTTACAATAATGGGTTCCGCCGGGACACTAAAGTAGAAAGCGGAAATCCTGATATAGTAGCAAGAATTTTTGAGAATTACGGGCGTAATAGCCTTATAAAAAGATTG